The genomic window AAGTACCCAGCAGAAAAGTACGAGTGATTCTACGAACGCGAGGCCGAGAATCATTGGTACGAATACCTTGTCAGATGCGCTTGGGTTGCGAGCGATACCTTCAAGAGCAGCTGCGCCAATTTTACCTTGGCCCATTGCGCCACCGAGAACAGCAAGACCGATGGCCAAGCCGATGCCGATTGGT from Deltaproteobacteria bacterium includes these protein-coding regions:
- a CDS encoding ATP synthase F0 subunit C; amino-acid sequence: MESIMIKSVVSFLLVFLAAGVAMAADGGAASGSLAPIGIGLAIGLAVLGGAMGQGKIGAAALEGIARNPSASDKVFVPMILGLAFVESLVLFCWVLCFLQLG